Proteins from one Planctomyces sp. SH-PL62 genomic window:
- a CDS encoding PVC-type heme-binding CxxCH protein: MEPLATSPRRRAALALVGACLALAPAALHAQTGPEESARKLKPADGLEATLWAAEPLLFNPTSLDVDSRGRVWVAEGLNYRLTRGGNKKFARVEESDKIKILEDADGDGKADKVTVFADRIFPVPMGLAVEERYDEQGKYLGCRVYVGNSPNLLVLEDTDGDDKADKRYPLLTGFGGLDSDHGIHGVTLGLDGKLYFTHGDGCCSVQEDRSERYQNFDVVDKSGRHVVADKYANTLRVNRDGTEFEVVCDGQRNNYETCRDAFGNGFTSDNDDDGNRGCRVIHTMDGGRFGYKTPGSPRHWGEDVPGNVPKLVGTGNGSPCGIAVYEGRLLPGYFGGLLEAEAGTRQINFFPLTRRGASFGTEYRVMLSSDDPWFRPVDMTAAPDGSVFVADWYDAGVGGHAFADQDTGRIYRVAPVGVGPKAIKPDFASIAGLIEGLKSPCVATQDAARRSLIARGDAAADAVSTLIREGTPEESARAIWTASAIPRLAGIAAEILKRPGDFHGGDPRFRELAVRMLGRDCRENGIVEYQNPEARKPAPALAHLDLLLPLADDPDAGVRRELLLALRKAPTPQVGDALRKLVTAWDGRDRWYLEALGLALDGREAEFVTGLMDPSLFGGSDDFEKLAGDDRVALPPYFPVDRNEAFIPAGAAEPEANALSKLLGFLWRLQRPEALPLLEQILPKLKGPGLQQAGDDVLQRIRSPFAADVAALMAEQSDDPVRRRILLELLASRLAGPWREAKDRPPVLRVIEAALGRPEWRRQGIAMAAATGDGRYRGTLERIALDPKQPEETAAAAVEAVGAIDVTPNRVLEDLIAAHHGAPASDARAEAAVRTLPKLYDARSRLLGILTDRAYPVSLRREAVRTLARLPEGGLRLVDLARDGKLLDDLKTEATTAIHGLGDPRVREAAAAVLPPPSTAGGRPLPPIAELLRREGDPARGEQVFFRQGSESCGSCHRVQGRGHWVGPDLSTVGVKYGRGELLNSVLNPSSAISYNFRSVVLALTDGRILTGLPVEESPQRIVIKTAEGDRVVVPIADIEERRSSEVSLMPENLASTMTDGELVDLIAYLGTLRRPVGVVGRYQVVGPIAEAGGAPAFDPTARVDLEAAVADGTGRSLTWRRIEADAEGRADLQPFLPAGEKGAVFAHTPIVSPTAQKATLVLDAQAEVAAWLDGRPVSLSKAGEGAPSSAELDLPAGRGSLLIRVASGGKTDAAAIVATIVAEQPVAFDASGADAPAR, from the coding sequence ATGGAACCCCTCGCAACATCGCCTCGCCGTCGGGCCGCCCTGGCGCTCGTCGGGGCCTGCCTGGCCCTCGCGCCGGCCGCCTTGCACGCCCAGACGGGACCGGAGGAGTCGGCGCGCAAACTCAAGCCGGCCGATGGGCTGGAGGCGACCCTCTGGGCCGCCGAGCCGCTCCTGTTCAACCCGACCAGCCTGGACGTCGATTCGAGGGGCCGCGTCTGGGTCGCGGAAGGGCTCAACTACCGGCTGACCCGCGGGGGCAACAAGAAGTTCGCCCGCGTCGAGGAGTCGGACAAGATCAAGATCCTGGAGGACGCCGACGGCGACGGCAAGGCCGACAAGGTCACGGTCTTCGCCGATCGGATCTTCCCCGTCCCCATGGGCCTGGCCGTCGAGGAACGCTACGACGAACAGGGGAAGTATCTGGGCTGCCGGGTCTACGTCGGCAACAGCCCCAACCTGCTCGTGCTGGAAGACACCGACGGCGACGACAAGGCGGACAAGCGCTACCCCCTGCTCACCGGCTTCGGCGGGCTCGACTCCGACCACGGCATCCACGGGGTGACGCTCGGCCTCGACGGCAAGCTCTACTTCACCCACGGCGACGGCTGCTGCTCGGTCCAGGAGGACCGCTCGGAGCGCTACCAGAACTTCGACGTGGTGGATAAGTCGGGCCGGCACGTCGTCGCCGACAAGTATGCCAACACCCTCCGGGTCAACCGCGACGGCACCGAGTTCGAGGTCGTCTGCGACGGCCAGCGCAACAACTACGAGACCTGCCGCGACGCCTTCGGCAACGGCTTCACCAGCGACAACGACGACGACGGCAACCGCGGCTGCCGCGTGATCCACACGATGGACGGCGGGCGGTTCGGCTACAAGACCCCCGGCAGCCCCCGCCACTGGGGCGAGGACGTCCCGGGCAACGTCCCCAAGCTCGTCGGCACCGGCAACGGCAGCCCCTGCGGGATCGCCGTCTATGAAGGGCGACTCCTCCCCGGCTACTTCGGCGGCCTGCTGGAAGCCGAGGCCGGCACCCGCCAGATCAACTTCTTCCCGCTCACCCGCCGCGGCGCGAGCTTCGGGACCGAGTACCGGGTGATGCTCTCCAGCGACGACCCCTGGTTCCGTCCCGTCGACATGACCGCCGCCCCCGACGGTTCGGTGTTCGTCGCCGACTGGTACGACGCGGGCGTCGGCGGTCACGCCTTCGCCGATCAGGACACCGGCCGCATCTATCGGGTCGCGCCCGTCGGGGTCGGCCCGAAGGCGATCAAGCCCGACTTCGCCTCGATCGCCGGGCTGATCGAGGGGCTGAAATCCCCCTGCGTCGCCACCCAGGACGCCGCGCGGCGATCCCTGATCGCCCGGGGGGACGCCGCGGCCGACGCCGTCTCGACCCTGATCCGCGAGGGGACGCCGGAAGAGTCCGCTCGGGCGATCTGGACCGCCTCCGCGATCCCCCGGCTCGCCGGGATCGCCGCCGAGATCCTCAAGCGTCCCGGCGACTTCCACGGCGGCGACCCGCGATTCCGCGAGCTGGCTGTCCGCATGCTCGGCCGCGACTGTCGCGAGAACGGGATCGTCGAATACCAGAATCCCGAGGCTCGCAAGCCCGCGCCGGCCCTGGCCCACCTCGACCTCCTGCTCCCGCTGGCCGACGATCCCGATGCGGGCGTCCGCCGCGAGCTGCTGCTGGCCCTTCGCAAGGCCCCGACTCCGCAGGTGGGCGACGCGCTCCGCAAGCTGGTCACCGCCTGGGACGGCCGCGACCGCTGGTATCTCGAAGCCCTGGGGCTGGCGCTCGACGGCCGCGAGGCCGAGTTCGTGACCGGCCTGATGGACCCCTCGCTGTTCGGCGGATCGGACGACTTCGAGAAGCTCGCGGGCGACGACCGGGTCGCGCTCCCCCCCTATTTCCCGGTCGATCGCAACGAGGCGTTCATCCCCGCCGGCGCGGCCGAACCCGAAGCGAACGCCCTGAGCAAGCTCCTGGGCTTCCTGTGGCGGCTGCAACGCCCCGAAGCCCTCCCCCTGCTGGAGCAGATCCTCCCGAAGCTGAAGGGGCCGGGCCTTCAGCAGGCCGGCGACGACGTCCTCCAGCGGATCCGCTCACCCTTCGCGGCCGACGTCGCGGCGCTGATGGCCGAACAGTCCGACGATCCGGTCCGCCGCCGCATCCTGCTCGAGCTGCTCGCGAGCCGGCTCGCCGGCCCGTGGCGCGAGGCCAAGGACCGGCCGCCGGTCCTCCGGGTGATCGAGGCCGCGCTGGGCCGTCCCGAATGGCGGCGCCAGGGGATCGCGATGGCCGCCGCGACCGGCGACGGCCGGTATCGCGGGACGCTGGAACGGATCGCCCTCGATCCGAAGCAGCCCGAAGAGACGGCGGCCGCCGCCGTGGAGGCCGTCGGCGCGATCGACGTCACCCCCAACCGCGTGCTCGAAGACCTCATCGCCGCCCATCACGGCGCCCCGGCGTCCGACGCCCGCGCCGAGGCCGCCGTCCGCACCCTGCCGAAGCTCTACGACGCCCGCAGCCGGCTCCTGGGAATCCTGACCGACCGGGCCTACCCGGTCTCCCTCCGCCGCGAGGCGGTGCGGACGCTGGCCCGGCTCCCCGAGGGGGGCCTGAGGCTCGTCGACCTGGCCCGCGACGGCAAGCTCCTGGACGACCTGAAGACCGAGGCGACGACGGCGATCCACGGCCTGGGCGACCCCCGCGTCCGCGAGGCCGCCGCGGCCGTCCTCCCCCCGCCGTCGACCGCCGGCGGCCGTCCCTTGCCGCCGATCGCCGAGCTGCTCCGCCGCGAGGGCGACCCGGCGCGCGGCGAGCAGGTCTTTTTCCGCCAGGGCTCCGAATCGTGCGGCTCGTGCCATCGGGTCCAGGGCCGCGGCCATTGGGTCGGCCCGGACCTCTCGACCGTCGGCGTCAAGTACGGCCGGGGCGAGCTGCTCAACTCGGTCCTCAACCCCAGCTCGGCGATCAGCTACAATTTCCGCTCGGTCGTCCTGGCCCTGACCGACGGTCGAATCTTGACCGGGCTGCCGGTCGAGGAATCGCCGCAGCGGATCGTCATCAAGACGGCGGAGGGGGATCGCGTCGTCGTGCCGATCGCCGACATCGAGGAGCGTCGTTCCAGCGAGGTCTCGCTGATGCCCGAGAACCTCGCCTCGACGATGACCGACGGCGAACTGGTCGACCTGATCGCCTATCTCGGCACCCTGCGCCGGCCGGTCGGCGTCGTGGGGCGATATCAGGTCGTGGGGCCGATCGCCGAGGCCGGCGGCGCTCCCGCGTTCGATCCCACGGCCCGCGTGGACCTGGAGGCGGCCGTCGCCGACGGGACGGGCCGCTCGCTCACCTGGCGCCGCATCGAGGCCGACGCGGAGGGCCGCGCGGACCTCCAGCCGTTCTTGCCCGCGGGCGAAAAGGGGGCCGTTTTCGCCCATACTCCGATCGTCTCGCCGACGGCCCAGAAGGCGACGCTGGTCCTGGACGCCCAGGCGGAGGTGGCGGCCTGGCTCGACGGCCGTCCCGTCTCGCTGTCGAAGGCCGGCGAGGGCGCCCCGTCCTCCGCCGAGCTGGACCTGCCGGCGGGCCGGGGCTCGCTCTTGATCCGCGTGGCGTCGGGTGGGAAAACGGACGCGGCCGCGATCGTCGCCACGATCGTCGCGGAGCAGCCGGTCGCCTTCGACGCCTCGGGGGCCGACGCCCCCGCGCGCTGA
- a CDS encoding protein kinase domain-containing protein, with protein MSTACGSDSGQGQGHHPPTEAGGLDEPLHSPTEAGGPDEPPHPATPPSRIFGDYQILREVGRGGMGIVYEAWQISLRRTVALKVLSVGLSDEKRRGRFEREARAAGRLHHTNIVPVFGSGEHEGTPFYVMQFIRGVGLDAVLDESRRPPSRLDATEESTDPSADGAAAREAVGSATAPATAAPRPVETQADSARERSFLAVARSLLGRGAPPPGDASGAKEPGAEASEPTGPRSSPQAERGDDRPPWKWVAGLGVQAAEGLDYAHSQGIFHRDVKPSNLLLDERGTVWVTDFGLAKWGEHQDATQSGDVVGTLRYLPPEAFDGQSGATTDVYGLGLTLYELLARRPAFDERDRARLIRQVSEASPPPLRKLDPGIPIDLATVVHKAVEKLPQDRYPTAAAFGADLRRFLEDRPVEARRASLAESYWRWARRNPTIAILGGVLTGVLLLATAGSLMAARWFRDQAEIQRSLASGRREAQVAREAAVVARNEEQQTLYDTRANLAASAWEGNDYGQFRSLLDLMRPRADEVDHRGWEWRYLRGLDGQDRATARTPWERLVSVSVAPDGSSFATASLSGAIRIWDLRDAKLKKVIQNPPPGGAAADLRLGVHALAYSPDGKRLAGPGPDMGAGEIGIFRVETGELERTLQVDQDAILSFAWSPDGSRLAASSSRHVVHFWDVETGARLPLLTGSHLGPIATVALSPDGRLAATAGLDGAVKLWRLGDPPLLTHDLVGHEGEVRAAAFSPDGARLVTAGLDGTVRIWEVATGVSRMVIQAHKGGVLCLTYAPSGDWIATGGNDDAIRIWEPGSSRLLRKFLGHTQGVRALAPSRDGQSLVSVSTEGIAKVWDPLSPARPRTLRDASVLRFGGSAGCLALSPDGRLMASGHDDQVVRLWDLPTGRLLRQLGGHDSRVRSLSISPDGRLLVSSAGDPSRPPEDRGVVIVWDLASGRPLREYREHRDVVDDLVFLGDGSWIASAGGDGTVQIWNAETGERRTTLEGHSESVRRLALSRDARWLASGSSDATVKLWDLASGSLQATLKTGGEVLAIAIDDTGRTIATASRNGPIRLWDTAHLANSRPLDGHLGEVFGLVFTPDGRLVSGGADKAIRIWDPTRGRTILSLNEHASAVTALAVSRDGGVLVSASRDLTIKLWDAPPAE; from the coding sequence ATGTCGACCGCCTGCGGCAGCGACTCCGGCCAGGGACAAGGCCACCATCCCCCGACCGAAGCCGGAGGTCTGGACGAGCCCCTGCACTCCCCGACCGAAGCCGGAGGGCCGGACGAGCCCCCGCACCCCGCGACGCCCCCATCGAGAATCTTCGGCGACTACCAGATCCTGCGAGAGGTCGGCCGGGGCGGCATGGGGATCGTCTACGAGGCCTGGCAGATCTCGTTGCGCCGCACGGTGGCGCTGAAGGTCCTCTCCGTGGGCCTGAGCGACGAGAAACGACGGGGACGCTTCGAGCGCGAGGCGCGGGCCGCAGGTCGGCTCCACCACACCAACATCGTGCCGGTCTTCGGCTCCGGCGAGCATGAAGGGACCCCCTTCTACGTCATGCAGTTCATCCGCGGGGTGGGCCTGGACGCCGTGCTCGACGAGTCGCGACGACCCCCCTCCCGGCTCGACGCGACCGAGGAATCGACCGATCCGTCGGCGGACGGCGCGGCCGCTCGAGAGGCCGTCGGTTCGGCGACCGCCCCGGCGACCGCCGCACCCAGGCCGGTCGAGACCCAGGCCGACTCGGCGCGGGAGCGCTCGTTCCTCGCGGTGGCCCGGTCGCTGCTGGGCCGGGGAGCGCCGCCTCCCGGCGACGCCTCCGGCGCGAAGGAGCCGGGTGCCGAGGCGAGCGAGCCGACGGGTCCGAGATCCTCCCCGCAGGCGGAACGCGGCGACGACCGCCCCCCCTGGAAATGGGTCGCCGGGCTGGGCGTTCAGGCGGCGGAGGGCCTGGATTACGCCCATTCGCAGGGCATCTTCCATCGCGACGTCAAGCCTTCCAACCTCCTCCTGGACGAGCGCGGGACCGTCTGGGTCACGGACTTCGGGCTGGCGAAATGGGGGGAGCATCAGGACGCGACCCAGAGCGGCGACGTCGTCGGGACGTTGCGCTACCTCCCCCCGGAAGCGTTCGACGGCCAATCCGGGGCGACGACCGACGTCTACGGCCTGGGCCTGACCCTTTACGAGCTCCTGGCGCGACGGCCGGCCTTCGACGAGCGCGACCGCGCCCGGCTGATCCGCCAGGTGTCCGAGGCCTCGCCGCCGCCGTTGCGGAAGCTCGACCCCGGTATCCCGATCGACCTGGCGACCGTCGTCCACAAGGCCGTCGAAAAGCTCCCGCAGGATCGCTATCCCACGGCCGCCGCGTTCGGCGCCGATCTCCGACGGTTCCTCGAAGACCGGCCGGTCGAGGCCCGGCGGGCTTCGCTGGCGGAGAGCTACTGGCGATGGGCGCGGCGGAACCCGACGATCGCGATCCTCGGCGGCGTCCTGACGGGGGTCCTGTTGCTGGCCACGGCCGGCTCGCTGATGGCGGCCCGCTGGTTCCGCGACCAGGCCGAGATCCAGCGCTCGCTGGCCTCCGGCCGGCGCGAGGCCCAGGTCGCCCGCGAGGCCGCCGTCGTCGCGCGCAACGAGGAGCAGCAGACCCTCTACGACACCCGCGCCAACCTCGCCGCGTCGGCCTGGGAGGGGAACGATTACGGCCAGTTCCGGAGCCTGCTCGACCTGATGCGGCCGAGGGCCGACGAGGTCGACCACCGGGGCTGGGAATGGCGGTACCTGCGCGGGCTGGACGGCCAGGATCGGGCGACGGCGCGGACCCCCTGGGAACGACTCGTGTCGGTGTCGGTCGCCCCGGACGGCTCGAGTTTCGCGACCGCCAGCCTGTCGGGGGCGATCCGAATCTGGGACCTGCGCGACGCGAAGCTGAAAAAGGTGATCCAGAATCCGCCCCCCGGCGGCGCGGCGGCCGACCTCCGGCTGGGCGTCCACGCGCTGGCGTACAGCCCGGACGGCAAGCGGCTCGCCGGCCCCGGCCCCGACATGGGCGCCGGCGAGATCGGCATCTTCCGCGTCGAGACGGGCGAACTGGAACGGACCCTCCAGGTCGACCAGGACGCCATCCTCTCATTCGCCTGGTCCCCGGACGGCTCCCGGCTGGCGGCCTCCTCCTCCCGCCACGTCGTCCACTTCTGGGACGTCGAGACCGGCGCGAGGCTGCCGCTCCTCACCGGGAGCCACCTGGGGCCGATCGCGACGGTCGCCCTGAGTCCCGACGGCCGCCTCGCCGCCACCGCCGGGCTCGACGGGGCGGTCAAGCTGTGGCGGCTCGGCGACCCGCCGTTGCTGACCCACGACCTCGTCGGACACGAGGGGGAGGTGCGGGCGGCGGCGTTCAGCCCCGACGGCGCGAGGCTGGTCACCGCGGGACTGGACGGCACCGTCCGCATCTGGGAAGTCGCCACGGGCGTCTCCCGGATGGTGATCCAGGCGCACAAGGGGGGCGTCCTCTGCCTGACCTACGCGCCTTCCGGGGACTGGATCGCGACGGGGGGGAACGACGACGCGATCCGAATCTGGGAGCCCGGATCGAGCCGCCTGCTCCGCAAGTTCCTCGGCCACACCCAGGGCGTCCGCGCCCTGGCGCCGAGCCGAGACGGCCAAAGCCTGGTCTCGGTCTCGACCGAGGGGATCGCGAAGGTCTGGGACCCTCTCAGCCCGGCCCGGCCCCGGACGCTCCGCGACGCGTCGGTGCTCCGCTTCGGCGGCTCGGCCGGCTGCCTGGCCCTGAGCCCGGACGGCCGCCTGATGGCCTCCGGCCACGACGACCAGGTCGTCCGGCTCTGGGACCTCCCGACGGGCCGACTGCTGCGCCAGCTCGGGGGGCACGACTCGCGGGTCCGTTCCCTGAGCATCAGCCCCGACGGCCGTCTGCTGGTCTCGTCGGCCGGCGACCCGAGCCGCCCGCCGGAGGACCGGGGCGTCGTGATCGTCTGGGACCTGGCGTCCGGACGGCCGCTCCGGGAGTACAGGGAACATCGCGACGTGGTGGACGACCTCGTCTTCCTGGGCGACGGCTCCTGGATCGCCTCGGCCGGCGGCGACGGCACGGTCCAGATCTGGAACGCCGAGACCGGCGAGCGGCGGACGACCCTGGAGGGACATTCCGAATCGGTCCGCCGGCTCGCCCTGTCTCGCGACGCCCGGTGGCTGGCCTCGGGCTCCAGCGACGCGACGGTGAAGCTCTGGGACCTCGCCTCGGGCTCGCTCCAGGCCACCCTGAAGACCGGCGGAGAGGTCCTCGCCATCGCCATCGACGACACCGGACGGACGATCGCCACGGCCTCGCGCAACGGCCCGATCCGGCTCTGGGACACGGCCCACCTCGCGAACTCGCGACCCCTCGACGGCCATCTCGGCGAGGTCTTCGGCCTGGTCTTCACCCCGGACGGTCGGCTGGTTTCCGGGGGGGCCGACAAGGCGATCCGCATCTGGGACCCGACCCGGGGACGGACGATCCTCAGCCTGAACGAGCATGCGTCGGCGGTGACCGCCCTGGCCGTGTCTCGCGACGGCGGCGTGCTGGTCTCGGCCAGCCGCGACCTGACCATCAAGCTGTGGGACGCGCCGCCCGCCGAGTGA
- a CDS encoding glycosyltransferase: MTRPEDPRRSPTIAVAIPCYNEAAAVGRVVDDFRAHLPGADVVIFDNASEDDTAAIAAAHGARVVAVPDRGKGFVVRAAFATLKGYDVVVMTDGDGTYPAEAAPRLVAPVLDGRAAMTVGARRPVPGAQAMAPVRALGNVLIRGAFRLLIGVGAGDLLSGYRAFSRRFVETVDLRSEGFEIETELAVAATAGDFPTLEVEVAYHPRIAGTESKLRAFRDGRRILRTIVREGLRLRPLRAAALLAAFASLVIAAILLLVRR; the protein is encoded by the coding sequence GTGACACGACCCGAAGATCCCCGGCGATCGCCGACGATCGCCGTCGCCATCCCTTGCTACAACGAGGCCGCCGCCGTCGGCCGCGTCGTCGACGACTTCCGCGCGCACCTCCCCGGCGCGGACGTGGTCATCTTCGACAACGCCTCCGAAGACGACACGGCCGCGATCGCCGCCGCCCACGGCGCGCGGGTCGTCGCCGTCCCCGACCGGGGCAAGGGCTTCGTCGTCCGCGCGGCGTTCGCGACCCTGAAGGGGTACGACGTCGTCGTCATGACCGACGGCGACGGCACCTACCCCGCGGAGGCCGCCCCCCGGCTCGTCGCGCCGGTGCTGGACGGCCGGGCCGCGATGACCGTCGGCGCGCGCAGGCCGGTGCCCGGCGCGCAGGCCATGGCCCCCGTCCGCGCCCTCGGGAACGTCCTCATCCGGGGCGCCTTCCGGCTCCTGATCGGCGTCGGGGCCGGCGACCTGCTCTCGGGCTATCGCGCGTTCAGCCGCCGGTTCGTCGAGACCGTCGACCTTCGCTCCGAGGGGTTCGAGATCGAGACCGAGCTGGCCGTCGCGGCGACGGCCGGCGACTTCCCGACGCTGGAGGTCGAGGTCGCGTACCATCCCCGGATCGCCGGGACCGAGAGCAAGCTGCGGGCCTTCCGCGACGGCCGCCGGATCCTGCGGACCATCGTCCGGGAGGGGCTGCGGCTCAGGCCCCTGCGCGCCGCGGCCCTCCTCGCGGCTTTCGCGAGCCTCGTGATCGCCGCGATCCTGCTCCTCGTCCGCCGTTGA
- a CDS encoding bestrophin family protein — MRFRDKELLFWVEVFGVQGSAMPLTMLRVLVFGAYALVVTALHLNKHLDYSLHIGVGPHEVAGAALGLLLVLRTNAGYERWWEGRKLWGGIVNQSRNLAIDGLAYGPADRAWRDQFIRWSAAFPHAVRLNLRDQRHSTSLVGLLGREAADRVFASHHMPNAIALHLAGLLRQAHEKLGMSAFAFHQAEGQRATLIDHLGACERIRSSPLPLAYRIEIRRFILFFLITLPFALLEEAVWLTPVVTMFVAAPILALDKIGTELQFPFSQTSLNHLPLDQLCHKIETDLLAMLDRGDTLMEAPLQARARDQEADETPSLSRSTAS; from the coding sequence GTGAGATTCCGCGACAAGGAACTGCTTTTCTGGGTCGAGGTCTTCGGGGTCCAGGGCTCGGCGATGCCCCTGACCATGCTACGCGTGCTCGTCTTCGGCGCGTACGCGCTGGTGGTGACGGCGTTGCACCTCAACAAGCACCTCGACTACAGCCTGCACATCGGCGTCGGACCGCACGAGGTCGCCGGTGCCGCGCTGGGCTTGCTCCTGGTGCTCCGGACCAACGCCGGCTATGAGCGGTGGTGGGAAGGTCGGAAGCTCTGGGGGGGCATCGTCAACCAGTCGCGCAACCTGGCGATCGACGGCCTGGCGTATGGGCCGGCCGACCGCGCGTGGCGGGACCAGTTCATCCGCTGGTCGGCCGCCTTCCCGCACGCCGTCCGGCTGAACCTGCGGGACCAGCGACATAGCACGTCGCTGGTCGGGCTGCTGGGCCGCGAGGCCGCCGACCGCGTCTTCGCGTCCCACCACATGCCCAACGCGATCGCCCTGCACCTGGCCGGGCTGCTCCGCCAGGCGCACGAGAAGCTGGGGATGAGCGCGTTCGCCTTCCATCAGGCGGAAGGCCAACGGGCGACCCTGATCGACCACCTGGGCGCCTGCGAGCGCATCCGCTCCTCGCCGCTCCCGCTGGCGTATCGCATCGAGATCCGCCGATTCATCCTGTTCTTCCTGATCACCCTGCCGTTCGCGCTGCTGGAAGAGGCCGTATGGCTCACGCCAGTCGTGACCATGTTCGTGGCCGCGCCGATCCTGGCGCTGGACAAGATCGGGACGGAGCTCCAGTTCCCGTTCTCGCAGACGAGCCTCAACCACCTGCCGCTGGATCAGCTCTGCCACAAGATCGAGACCGACTTGCTGGCGATGCTCGATCGGGGCGACACGCTGATGGAAGCCCCGCTGCAGGCCCGAGCCCGCGACCAGGAGGCCGACGAGACCCCCTCGCTCAGCCGCTCGACGGCGTCGTGA